A DNA window from Coffea arabica cultivar ET-39 chromosome 6c, Coffea Arabica ET-39 HiFi, whole genome shotgun sequence contains the following coding sequences:
- the LOC140008829 gene encoding uncharacterized protein: protein MFQVVKKLKNCRVALLQWRNNFQANARVKTEQIKNQLSDLKSSLGSTSKDCKDSLKKQLKEAYKEEELYWLQKSRIQWLREGDKNTKFFHASVQGRRRRNRLNKLQREDGTWTESEQAVSKEIAEYYRNLFNSNDVGDLTEVLDGIPHTITDELNGNLMKPVLEEEIKAVIFSMNPDKSPGVDGMSPLFFHKFWTTIKKEVVNAIQTFFHTGHLLKSVNHTVITLIPKLLNPTSLNQLRPISLCTTIYKVIAKILANRLKGVLHCCICKNQSAFIPGRQILDNILVSHEYLHYLNNKRQGKDGLMAVKLDMSKAYDRVEWSFLEAIMQKMGFQYRWINWIMECVRTVSYSFNINGEVKEYVIPTRGIRQGDPLSPYLFLLCSEGFSNLIRQAEQTRKISGMKISRQGPSITHLFFADDSLIFCKANKDQATELMRVLQVYAKGSGQLINLDKSSILFSKNVRLHLKHEICQVMGNMQSVTQGKYLGLPMVVSRSKQQIFGFVKSNIQQRMSKWKNRFLSTAGKEIMLKSVALAMPTYIMSCFRLPSRLCKELSSLMSNYWWGEANGKNKVHWCSWRKLTRSKNMGGLGFKDLMAFNAALLGKQVWRLITQPNLLVSQVLKAKYFPRTSIFRCKVPNTASWIWRSLMGARELVEQGTRRRIGNGNNTNIWDDCWIPGNINGKVTTRRHMDNGLQKVHELICQKSWNTNLVFKNFNRQDAERILAIPISLSGKEDSHFWIYGTDGNYTVNSGYKLQVRQEGSKHSRNQVEGSTSWEDQTQKLWKEVWKLKVKHKQKIFLWKCLNDALPVRDLIQGRIKVGDPICNRCGEDRETLEHTLLNCREAKLIWKLAPIQWEGMMEQQGNFRNWWTSISEARNRLEGGQHISLSVHILWQIWKARNEEEFNGKKKQPWKTIQKAHQEWLEMVELDTKESRMSTDETIALQQHSSQSASEYGILEVRIGVTSDIPNHAFGIGIILTQGDQGPHRGWALRARSSGSILVDEAIALKLAMCKTATTQAREVQFQVQNPQILNNIRTNRVSEIRLATVVDDILQLSQLFHMCSFCLVRKDKTQLSYKLSIHALGIIFDEEHWFP, encoded by the coding sequence ATGTTCCAAGTGGTTAAGAAGCTCAAAAACTGCCGAGTAGCTCTACTACAATGGAGGAATAACTTCCAAGCAAATGCAAGAGTGAAAACTGAGCAGATAAAAAACCAGTTGAGTGATCTGAAGTCTTCCCTAGGTAGCACCAGCAAGGATTGTAAGGATTCTCTAAAAAAACAGTTAAAGGAAGCCTACAAAGAGGAAGAGTTGTACTGGCTTCAAAAATCGCGGATACAATGGCTTAGGGAGGGTGACAAGAACACGAAATTTTTCCATGCCTCGGTACAAGGGAGGAGAAGGAGAAATAGACTGAACAAACTTCAGCGAGAGGATGGTACTTGGACTGAGAGTGAGCAAGCAGTGAGCAAGGAGATTGCAGAATACTATAGGAATCTGTTCAACAGTAATGACGTCGGGGACTTAACTGAGGTACTGGATGGTATACCCCATACTATCACTGATGAACTCAATGGAAATCTGATGAAACCAGTTTTGGAAGAAGAAATAAAAGCTGTAATTTTCTCTATGAACCCAGATAAATCTCCTGGGGTTGATGGTATGTCACCACTTTTTTTCCATAAATTCTGGACTACCATCAAGAAAGAAGTggtaaatgcaatccaaacctTTTTTCATACAGGCCACCTCTTGAAAAGTGTTAACCATACGGTGATTACTCTCATCCCCAAACTGCTTAATCCCACATCTTTGAATCAGTTAAGACCAATTAGTCTTTGCACTACCATATATAAAGTCATTGCTAAAATTCTTGCAAATAGGCTCAAAGGTGTTTTACATTGCTGCATTTGCAAAAACCAATCTGCATTCATCCCCGGTAGGCAAATTCTAGATAACATCTTAGTCTCTCATGAGTATTTGCATTATCTAAATAACAAGAGACAAGGTAAGGATGGGCTTATGGCAGTGAAGTTGGACATGTCCAAAGCCTACGACCGTGTGGAATGGAGTTTTCTTGAGGCCATTATGCAAAAGATGGGGTTTCAGTACAGATGGATAAACTGGATTATGGAGTGTGTAAGAACTGTATCTTACTCCTTCAATATTAATGGGGAGGTGAAAGAGTATGTGATACCCACAAGAGGTATTAGACAAGGGGATCCCCTATCCCCTTATCTGTTTCTCCTTTGCTCTGAAGGATTTTCCAACCTCATTCGGCAGGCTgaacaaaccagaaaaatttctGGGATGAAGATAAGTAGACAGGGTCCTAGTATAACACACCTCTTCTTTGCAGACGACTCTTTGATCTTTTGCAAAGCAAATAAGGATCAGGCTACGGAATTAATGAGGGTGCTGCAGGTGTATGCCAAAGGGTCTGGACAACTGATAAATCTGGATAAGTCTTCTATACTATTCAGTAAGAATGTGAGGCTACATCTGAAGCATGAGATTTGTCAAGTTATGGGGAATATGCAAAGTGTTACTCAAGGCAAGTATCTCGGATTACCAATGGTGGTATCAAGATCAAAGCAGCAGATTTTTGGATTTgtcaaatcaaatatacaacaGAGAATGAGCAAGTGGAAAAACAGGTTCTTAAGTACAGCAGGTAAGGAAATTATGCTTAAGTCAGTAGCCTTAGCCATGCCGACGTATATCATGTCCTGTTTTAGGCTCCCATCCAGATTATGTAAGGAACTCAGCTCACTAATGTCAAACTACTGGTGGGGAGAGGCCAATGGAAAGAATAAGGTACACTGGTGCTCTTGGAGGAAGCTCACTCGGAGTAAGAACATGGGAGGATTAGGCTTCAAAGATTTGATGGCATTTAATGCAGCACTTCTAGGCAAGCAGGTTTGGAGACTGATAACGCAACCTAATCTCCTAGTCAGCCAAGTTTTGAAGGCTAAATATTTCCCAAGGACTTCCATATTTAGGTGCAAAGTCCCCAATACTGCATCTTGGATATGGAGGAGCCTTATGGGAGCTAGAGAGTTGGTGGAACAAGGAACAAGAAGAAGGATTGGCAATGGAAACAACACCAATATCTGGGATGATTGCTGGATCCCGGGTAATATAAATGGGAAAGTCACGACCAGAAGACATATGGACAATGGACTTCAAAAAGTTCATGAGCTGATCTGCCAGAAGTCATGGAATACGAATCtggttttcaaaaatttcaatcgACAAGATGCTGAAAGGATTTTGGCCATACCAATAAGCTTATCAGGGAAGGAAGATAGTCATTTCTGGATATACGGGACAGATGGAAACTATACCGTTAATTCAGGGTATAAGCTACAGGTGCGGCAAGAAGGAAGTAAGCACAGCAGAAACCAGGTGGAGGGATCTACTAGTTGGGAGGATCAAACACAAAAGCTATGGAAGGAAGTGTGGAAATTGAAAGTGAAGCATAAACAGAAAATCTTCCTATGGAAATGTCTCAATGATGCGCTTCCAGTGAGAGATCTTATACAAGGCAGAATCAAAGTTGGGGACCCCATTTGCAATAGATGTGGAGAAGATAGGGAAACATTAGAGCATACCCTTTTGAACTGCAGGGAGGCAAAATTGATATGGAAGCTAGCCCCTATCCAATGGGAAGGAATGATGGAGCAACAAGGGAATTTCCGCAACTGGTGGACATCAATCTCAGAAGCCAGGAATAGACTAGAAGGTGGGCAACATATTTCGTTGTCTGTCCATATTCTATGGCAGATATGGAAAGCTAGGAATGAGGAGGAatttaatggaaaaaaaaaacagccttGGAAGACAATTCAGAAGGCGCATCAGGAATGGTTAGAAATGGTGGAATTAGATACTAAGGAATCTAGGATGAGCACAGACGAAACAATAGCTCTACAGCAACACAGTTCGCAGTCAGCTTCAGAATATGGGATACTGGAAGTACGGATTGGGGTAACATCAGATATACCCAACCACGCCTTTGGCATTGGAATCATCCTGACTCAAGGAGATCAAGGACCACACCGAGGATGGGCGCTACGAGCAAGAAGTTCAGGATCAATTCTGGTGGATGAAGCAATTGCACTGAAGCTGGCAATGTGTAAGACAGCCACAACGCAAGCCAGGGAAGTGCAATTCCAAGTGCAAAACCCACAAATCCTTAACAATATTCGCACAAACAGAGTAAGTGAGATTAGATTAGCGACTGTTGTGGATGACATTCTTCAATTAAGCCAATTGTTTCATATGTGCTCCTTTTGCCTAGTTAGAAAAGATAAGACTCAATTAAGCTACAAGCTTAGCATTCATGCCTTGGGCATTATTTTTGATGAGGAACATTGGTTTCCTTAG
- the LOC113693334 gene encoding uncharacterized protein, with protein MKRTGISAVARNAEGKLMKAWARAELKVSEPQVEEAAAIRMGMQMAYDANWKEVDFQSDCKEVVDMINKEKDQHTRIATVLEDIANMRCLFEQCTFSFVHRAGNSCAHSLAKFAVKLTTNVEWEECFPMWLHESAQKDYKRRNSDVSNLVISSSVK; from the coding sequence ATGAAGAGAACAGGCATAAGTGCTGTGGCTAGGAATGCAGAAGGAAAACTGATGAAAGCTTGGGCAAGAGCTGAACTAAAAGTTAGCGAGCCACAAGTGGAGGAAGCAGCAGCAATTCGGATGGGAATGCAAATGGCTTACGATGCAAACTGGAAGGAAGTAGATTTCCAGTCTGATTGCAAGGAGGTAGTGGACATGATCAACAAGGAAAAGGACCAGCATACCAGGATAGCTACTGTCCTTGAAGACATTGCAAATATGAGATGTTTGTTTGAACAATGTACTTTCTCTTTTGTTCATAGAGCTGGAAACAGCTGTGCACATAGCTTAGCAAAATTTGCGGTAAAGCTAACTACAAATGTTGAATGGGAAGAGTGTTTTCCCATGTGGCTCCATGAGAGTGCACAAAAGGATTACAAACGGAGAAATTCTGATGTATCCAATCTTGTAATATCAAGTTCCGTGAAATGA